TTCAAGACTCAAGTAGTAAACCCGTCGCGTATCCGCTTCGTTGTGACGCTTCATCGTCGCTGAAAAACGACTGAGTACCACATCTTCCACCGCCTCACAAACCGCAATCCACCAATCCCGTCGCGTCGCCGTTCCGGTATCGCGAGCCAATGTGAATTTCAGATGCGCCAGTACTGCATCCTTGAATGAGTGACCGCTGCCATCAGCGTACACCATGTGTTGCAAGCCACTTCCCGCAGCGGGATTGCTCTGCTTCTTATCAGATTTCATAGACCCTCCCTTGGATCGTTCGGATCAGATTTTCAGGGCATTTTGCTTACACCCCAAAAGCTTCTCCTGAAGTTATTGGTAGTATTTGATACTCTCCAGACGCTGTATCCAGATCTGTGTCGTATCTGTCGATTCCAGTTGCCGGGTGAAGTCTTCCACCACGCTATCCTGGTCGTTTTCCAGAGCGATCACAATGCGTTTGAACATTGCTTCCGCCCGTATCCCCTCTGCAAATTGATCTTGTGCAGCCAATGCCTCAAGCACGGCTACTGCACCCTTGGAATCACCGACCTTGCGCAGACTGCTCGCCTGACCCAACAGGGCGATTGGCAGCAAATCGGTGTCTTCAAGTCCTTCGGCAGCATTTGCATACAACTCTGCTGCTTCCGCAAAATCTCCCGTTTCATAGGCTTCTTTTCCTGCCTGCAAGTAAGCAAAGGAGGCAAGCGCATGACCCTTGTGCGAATTGGCAAAATCCATTTTCGCATCCATGGTTTCCAGTTTCGAAAACTGGTCCTTCAATGATGCTTCTCTCGAACGGGAATACTGCTTCCATCCCTGCACTGCCAGGAACGCAACCAACACCACAACCAGGTAGGTTAGCAGGCGCGCGCCGTGGTCCTTCCAGAACCGATACACATCTTCAAAGACACCCTCTGGCACATCCGATGCGGTGGACGCTCCCTGTGGGAGTTCAATACCAGTGTCTTGGGCCTCAGGCCGCTTGTTGGATTTCGAAGGATCTACGCTCATGAAGCTGCTAAAATCTCAGGAATTCCTCCATGAAGTCAATGGAATTCAGGTCTTCACGCATTGGCCAAAAAATCCCCTCCTGGAAATTTCCACGAGGGGATTCGTTGACGTTAAGATGGGAGAAAAATGCTCCGAACCTCAGAATGAAGCAGAGAGTCCTACTGAGAAGTAAAACCCGTCGTCCCAGTTTCCACCGGTCAGTTCGCTTTCACCATCCTGATAGTTCAAGCTCGCAGAGAAAGATGCGTTTTCAGCAAGGCTCAATCCGTATCCAATCGAAGCCGTGTAATACATGGCACTGTCACCTTCATCGGGAGATACCAAGCCTGCAGCAACTCCGAAGTCAAGCGATGAGGTTTCATCGATTGCTACGCTGTAACCCAAGCTTCCCTCAACGCTGAGCACCTCAAGCGTCACATCATAATAAACATAGAGGGCAGGTGAAAGCGGAGCATCAAAGGACACACCCAGATAACCTTCGTATGTTGCCGTATCCCCTTCATCAAGATCCGGATATACATAGGCGGTCAGTCCCACATCAAGCGCAACCGTCTCACTCAGGGCAATGACATAGCCGCCGTAGAAATCGATTTCATTTCCATAAAGCGTATCGTCATCAGCGGCAGCAAAGGGTTGGGCAGTCCACACTCCCAGATAGAAGTCTCCGTCAGAATATTCAATCGCAGCCTCAATGATTGAATCCGCAAGCTGCACGCCACGGAAATAATAATCACTGGTGTAAGCGGTGCTGATCTCGACAGCCGCATTCAAGGAAGCGGCAGCGAGCAGTGTTGAAATGGCAGTCAGGATAGTTTTCTTCATATAGATTGGTTTGTTGCTTATTAATCGTAGGTTCCCGATGGTCAAAGCTCACCGGGAACGGGACACCCGCATGCAACAGCCGTGCCAAACCTCCAAAAAGTCATTTTTTCAGCCCTAAAGCTTCAACTTGGACGCTGCTGGTCAATTTCTTGCAGCTTCAGCTCGATATCAGCATTTTCAAGTGCCAGCACAATTTCGTCGATTTCGCCCTCCATCACCTGGTCAAGGCTATGCAGCGTCAAACCGATACGGTGATCCGTCACCCGACTTTGAGGAAAGTTGTAGGTGCGGATTCGCTCACTGCGATCTCCCGAACCGACCTGCTGCTTGCGCTGTGCCGCATATTTTGCGCGCTCTTCCTCCTGCTTGCGTTGCAGCAGGCGCGAACGCAGCACCATCAGCGCCTTTGCCTTGTTCTTGTGCTGGGATTTTTCATCCGCACAAGTCACGATCATGCCCGTCGGCCGATGGAGCACCTGGACCGCAGAGTCAGTGGTGTTCACACTTTGCCCACCCGGTCCGCTGGCACGACAGACCGTGATTTCCAGGTCCGCAGGCGCGATCTCCACATCAACTTCCTCCGCTTCCGGCAATACCGCTACGGTGGCAGTCGAGGTGTGAATACGGCCATTTGTTTCGGTGACCGGGATGCGCTGAACGCGATGCACTCCACTCTCGAATTTCAAGCGCTTGAACACCTGTTCGCCCTTCACAAGAAAGGATACCTCCCGAAACCCACCGGATTCTGAAGGATTCGATCCGAGATTCTCAATTTGCCACCCCTTGCTCTCCGCATAGCGGCAGTACATGCGGTACAGGTCCGCAGCAAAAATGGACGCTTCATCCCCTCCGGCACCTCCGCGAATTTCCATCACAGTATTGCGGTCATCGCTCGGATCCGGGGGAACCATGGCAAGCAAGAGCGCCTTTTCCTTTGACTCCCGCTCGCGTTCAAGCTCCGCCAGCTCCACTAGCGCAAGCTCCCGCATCTCCTCATCCAGATCTCCTTCATCCAGCAATTCGCGACTCCCCCGGAGTTCCTCCGAAATCGCGTTCAGACGATCCTCCAGCTCAAGGATACTCTTGATTTTCAAATGTTCGCGCGAGAATTCAGCAGCCTTTCTCGGATCCTGGTAAACCTCACTGGATCCGAGCAACTGCTCAAGTTCCGCATACCTGCGTCGAAAAGGGTCTAGGGATGGAATAATTTGCATCGATTGAGTTCACATCGAGTCCTGAACCGATGATTCCGGTTTATCACACCAGGACTCATGCGTTAGGCTGACTGCATTTTTTCTTCCTGTAAATCCCAGAGTTTTCTGCTAGAGAGGTGAGAGCTGGGCAAAATGGATCAGGGAAACCATCAACATGGCAATTCCATCCGAACGCTCATGTTTCGCGTGACCGCGAATTCTCAATCCACCACAGACGCCATCCATCCATTCTTTCAAACCCACTTCCGCCATGATTCCAGGAACCATTCACAGCCAAAACATCGTCGCCTGCATCTGGGATTTCGACAAGACGCTCATCCCCGGCTACATGCAATCCCCCCTTTTTCAGATGTTCGATGTGGATGAGAAGGCCTTCTGGAAAGAAGTCAATCACCTGCCTGCCATCTACAAGGAGCGAGGACAGGTCGTTTCGAAGGATACCATCTACCTCAACCACTTGCTCACCTACATCAAAGCCGGTCGCCTGGCCGGACTCAACAACGCAAAACTCCGCGAGTGTGGGCGTCACCTGCGCTTTTATCCCGGGCTACCTTCTTTTTTCGGATACCTGAAGGACCTGATTGAAAATCATCCACTTTACCAGCGCTGCAACATCTCGCTCGAGCATTATATCATCTCGACCGGTCTTGCTGAAATCATCCGCGGCTGTTCCATTGCGGAGTTTGTCGACGGCATCTTTGGCTGCGAGTTGCTTGAAAATCCACTTCCCGCTGGTTTTCTCAACCAAAAGGAATTGTCCATCGATACCGAACCCGAAATCAGCCAGATCGGCACCATCGTCGACAATACGATCAAGACGCGCTACATCTTCGAAATCAACAAGGGTTCCAACAAAAACGAATCCATTGACGTCAATGCCAACATCCAGCCCGAGGATCGACGCATTCCGATTCGCAACATGATATATATCGCCGACGGCCCCAGTGACGTCCCGGTGTTTTCAGTGGTCAACAAGGGCGGTGGAAAAACCTACGCCGTCTACAATCCCGAAGAACCACAGGAATTCCGACAAAATGACGCCCTGCTGCAGACCGGTCGCATCAAAGCCTACGGACCTGCAGACTATCGCTCTAGCAGTTCCACCGCTATGTGGCTCAAAATGCACCTTTCCGACATCTGTGACCGCATTGTCGAAGAGCGCGAGCTGATGCTGGCCAGCCGGGTTGTGAAACCGCCCCGTCATCTGCACAGTGATAAACCGGATTTACCCGCTCGCCAAACCCCCAATCAAACCGAGCTTCTGGCCTGAGCAGAGCACCCTATCGCAGCTCAACCCAAAGCTGTTCGGGGTAGAGTCCCTGCCTCACCTTTTGGGCAATTCCGGCAACTACTGGATCACGGTCTGAGGGATGCGTCACTCCCATCCAGTCCGAATCGCTGCAGAGCACACGCATCGCGCACGGCTGATCCGATATCAGTTCATTCACAACTGAGGGAAGAAAAAATTCCGACTTCATTTCAGCTCCGTGCTGCTCCAGAAATTTCCGGAAATCCCTGTCAATTCGTGCAAGGATCGAGCGGGAAAATCCAAACAGATTCATCGACGTCGGCGTGCGTTCATCCAACTTCACAGACGTCTCAACAGCACTCCGCAGTTTGCCGTCCACACGTTCAATGCCTCCCACTTCCCGAATGCTCAACAACCATCCATCCGGGTCCACTTCACAGATGCCTCTCGACACGCCTCCCTCTGCCGACAGCGTCTTTCCAAGCGGATAGGCTACCATCGCGTGCGTTTCGCCGCCTGTTTCTGCAAAAAAGCGGGTGAGCTGCACAAATCCGTCTCTCCCATAAAAATCATCTCCATTCACAACCACAAAGGGTCCATCCAGTCGATCCTTTGCCACCCAAATGGCATGCCCCGTACCCCAGGGCTTGACCCTGTCCTGCGCATAAATCGCCTGCGGTGGCAATGCATCCATCTCCTGAAAACACAATTCCACTTGGAGCGCCGCTGGCAAACGAGTAAGCACCCGATCCCGAAAATCCTGCTCCATGCTGCGACGGATGATAAAAACCACGCGGCGAATGCCAGCCAACCACGCATCATACAGGTTGTACTCCAGAAGTGTTTCTCCATGTGGTCCAAAGCCTTCCATCTGCTTCAGTCCACCATACCGACTTCCCAGTCCGGCCGCTAAAACCACAAGTGTGCAATGCATGCTTCCACACATAAAAGCTCCTTTACCCATGTCCACCGGAAAGCGAACCCATCCGCAAAACTAGGCATCCTCCGGACTCACTGGGTTGCCTATCGAACGGTCACGGATGCGCAGAAACTGCGACTCCGGCACCCATCCCCGCACCCCGCCGCTGGTTTCCACAAAAACATAGTGGTTGTTTCGCTTGAGATAGCGCGCCATCTCTCCGGACTTCAGCATCAGAAATGCTTCACTTTCAGTAGTGGGAACCACCTTCAGTCCAACAGGATTTCCAAGCAGCACCCCATGGTGCTGATCCTGCGACAGTCCCACACAGGCAACACAGGAAAATCCAAACACCAGTGCTGACAGAATTGCCACATCCCGATACAGTGACTGTCGCTTCACCAGAAGGTAAAAGTAGACTCCCAACACAAGCGAACTCCAGAACGAGCAAAACACCAGCACCATCCACAGTCCCTCGGGTAGTGACCTCGCCAGCCGTTGCAGTACCGTATAGCGCGGTGGAGCGATGCCCTCACTCTGGCGAACCACGCTCAGGATCTCCCGAGTCGCCGTCGAGCCAAAACCCTGCCTCAAAGCACGC
This Puniceicoccaceae bacterium DNA region includes the following protein-coding sequences:
- a CDS encoding nucleotidyltransferase, translated to MHCTLVVLAAGLGSRYGGLKQMEGFGPHGETLLEYNLYDAWLAGIRRVVFIIRRSMEQDFRDRVLTRLPAALQVELCFQEMDALPPQAIYAQDRVKPWGTGHAIWVAKDRLDGPFVVVNGDDFYGRDGFVQLTRFFAETGGETHAMVAYPLGKTLSAEGGVSRGICEVDPDGWLLSIREVGGIERVDGKLRSAVETSVKLDERTPTSMNLFGFSRSILARIDRDFRKFLEQHGAEMKSEFFLPSVVNELISDQPCAMRVLCSDSDWMGVTHPSDRDPVVAGIAQKVRQGLYPEQLWVELR
- the prfA gene encoding peptide chain release factor 1, with amino-acid sequence MQIIPSLDPFRRRYAELEQLLGSSEVYQDPRKAAEFSREHLKIKSILELEDRLNAISEELRGSRELLDEGDLDEEMRELALVELAELERERESKEKALLLAMVPPDPSDDRNTVMEIRGGAGGDEASIFAADLYRMYCRYAESKGWQIENLGSNPSESGGFREVSFLVKGEQVFKRLKFESGVHRVQRIPVTETNGRIHTSTATVAVLPEAEEVDVEIAPADLEITVCRASGPGGQSVNTTDSAVQVLHRPTGMIVTCADEKSQHKNKAKALMVLRSRLLQRKQEEERAKYAAQRKQQVGSGDRSERIRTYNFPQSRVTDHRIGLTLHSLDQVMEGEIDEIVLALENADIELKLQEIDQQRPS
- a CDS encoding tetratricopeptide repeat protein encodes the protein MSVDPSKSNKRPEAQDTGIELPQGASTASDVPEGVFEDVYRFWKDHGARLLTYLVVVLVAFLAVQGWKQYSRSREASLKDQFSKLETMDAKMDFANSHKGHALASFAYLQAGKEAYETGDFAEAAELYANAAEGLEDTDLLPIALLGQASSLRKVGDSKGAVAVLEALAAQDQFAEGIRAEAMFKRIVIALENDQDSVVEDFTRQLESTDTTQIWIQRLESIKYYQ
- a CDS encoding TorF family putative porin, with amino-acid sequence MKKTILTAISTLLAAASLNAAVEISTAYTSDYYFRGVQLADSIIEAAIEYSDGDFYLGVWTAQPFAAADDDTLYGNEIDFYGGYVIALSETVALDVGLTAYVYPDLDEGDTATYEGYLGVSFDAPLSPALYVYYDVTLEVLSVEGSLGYSVAIDETSSLDFGVAAGLVSPDEGDSAMYYTASIGYGLSLAENASFSASLNYQDGESELTGGNWDDGFYFSVGLSASF
- a CDS encoding haloacid dehalogenase-like hydrolase, with protein sequence MIPGTIHSQNIVACIWDFDKTLIPGYMQSPLFQMFDVDEKAFWKEVNHLPAIYKERGQVVSKDTIYLNHLLTYIKAGRLAGLNNAKLRECGRHLRFYPGLPSFFGYLKDLIENHPLYQRCNISLEHYIISTGLAEIIRGCSIAEFVDGIFGCELLENPLPAGFLNQKELSIDTEPEISQIGTIVDNTIKTRYIFEINKGSNKNESIDVNANIQPEDRRIPIRNMIYIADGPSDVPVFSVVNKGGGKTYAVYNPEEPQEFRQNDALLQTGRIKAYGPADYRSSSSTAMWLKMHLSDICDRIVEERELMLASRVVKPPRHLHSDKPDLPARQTPNQTELLA